A region of Necator americanus strain Aroian chromosome I, whole genome shotgun sequence DNA encodes the following proteins:
- a CDS encoding hypothetical protein (NECATOR_CHRI.G3794.T2), giving the protein MLIALTLFAFAVVLANGGENVDSSKLTGHALADYLRKHQTFFKVKESPETAMRMKFLMDKKFATVPDSKYRKEVKVDEEPPEK; this is encoded by the exons ATGCTGATAGCCCTCACTCTGTTCGCTTTTGCAGTGGTTCTCGCTAACGGAGGAGAAAATG TGGATTCATCAAAGCTGACAGGTCATGCTCTCGCTGATTATCTCAGAAAGCACCAAACATTCTTCAAG GTCAAAGAATCGCCAGAGACCGCAATGCGTATGAAGTTTCTGATGGATAAGAAATTTGCGACTGTTCCCGATAGCAAATACCGGAAAGAGGTTAAGGTTGATGAAGAACCACCtgagaagtga
- a CDS encoding hypothetical protein (NECATOR_CHRI.G3795.T1) → MLLFLTLFVAILAADEKIVEDAVKEESKALTGHALAEYMRTHQSLFEVEESEEVNDRMKYLLPKHFMVKPKEEDRTKIQLDKEPPEKFDARDAWPYCREIIGHVRDQSRCGSCWAVSAASTMSDRLCVQSNGKIKLHVSDTDILACCGEFCGAGCSGGWPFQAWKWVGKYGVCTGGDYRAKGVCKPYSFHPCGNHKNQVYYGECPKGSWPTPRCEQFCRRGYTKPYKKDKFYAKKSYWLPNDEKEIRLDIMKNGPVQAAFDVYEDFKLYKRGIYKHKEGIQTGGHAVKIIGWGKENGTDYWLIANSWSKDWGESGFFRMVRGENDCEIEDMITAGIMIV, encoded by the exons ATGCTTCTCTTCCTAACCCTATTCGTTGCTATTTTAGCAGCTGATGAAAAAATCGTCG AAGATGCGGTTAAAGAGGAATCCAAAGCACTGACTGGTCATGCACTTGCTGAATACATGCGAACACATCAATCGTTGTTCGAA GTAGAAGAATCAGAAGAGGTCAATGATCGCATGAAATATTTGTTGCCGAAACATTTCATGGTTAAACCCAAGGAAGAGGATCGAACCAAAATACAACTCGATAAAGAACCTCCGGAGAA ATTCGATGCTCGTGATGCCTGGCCCTACTGTAGAGAAATAATTGGCCACGTTCGTGATCAGTCACGTTGCG GATCCTGCTGGGCTGTCTCTGCTGCATCAACCATGTCAGATCGACTTTGTGTTCAGTCTAACGGAAAAATAAAG CTTCACGTGTCCGATACGGATATTCTAGCATGCTGTGGAGAATTTTGTGGCGCCGG GTGTTCCGGAGGATGGCCATTCCAAGCATGGAAATGGGTTGGGAAATATGGTGTGTGCACGGGTGGAGATTATAGAGCTAAG GGTGTATGTAAACCCTATTCGTTTCATCCATGTGGTAATCATAAAAATCAAGTATATTATGGTGAATGTCCGAAAGGAAGTTGGCCAACACCAAGATGCGAACAGTTCTGTCGACGTGGTTACACCAAACCGTACAAAAAGGACAAATTTTACG CTAAAAAATCATATTGGCTCCCGAACGACGAGAAGGAAATTCGCTTGGATATAATGAAAAATGGCCCAGTTCAAGCTGCTTTCGATGTCTACGAGGACTTCAAACTTTACAAGAGAGGAATCTATAAG CACAAAGAAGGTATTCAAACCGGTGGTCATGCAGTCAAGATTATCGGTTGGGGAAAAGAGAATGGAACAGATTATTGGCTGATTGCGAATTCTTGGAGCAAAGACTGGGGAGAATCCG GATTCTTCCGAATGGTCCGCGGTGAGAACGACTGCGAAATCGAGGATATGATCACTGCCGGAATCATGATAGTATAG
- a CDS encoding hypothetical protein (NECATOR_CHRI.G3793.T1): MENDLKEELKRRMRATWAAFAAGREATDQLTEQDLCVHLFKSTVLPALCYAAETWANNAATSRKLITTHRALDGCLLKFNRRTQHLASLRTPPTRWRDVFANRMDQLRAQLDTAQGSRQRH; the protein is encoded by the coding sequence atggaaaacgacttgaaggaagaactgaaaagaagaatgagagcaacatgggcagcattcgcagccggcagggaagctacggatcAACTGACGGAGCAGGATCTTTGTGTCCACCTTTTCAagtcgacagttcttccagcgctctgttacgcagcggagacgtgggcaaacaacgctgccacgtctaggaagctaatTACTACCCATAGAGCCCTTGACGGATGCCTTTTGAAGTTTAACCgacgcacacaacacctagctaGTCTTCGCacaccgccaacgagatggcgTGACGTGTTCGCCAaccggatggaccagctgagagctcagctggatacggctcaaggatctcgtcaacgtcactaa
- a CDS encoding hypothetical protein (NECATOR_CHRI.G3794.T1): MLIALTLFAFAVVLANGGENVDSSKLTGHALADYLRKHQTFFKVKESPETAMRMKFLMDKKFATVPDSKYRKEVKVDEEPPENFVSDVDEILEPYPAELSAGPSGWRTRHAISLAVCED; this comes from the exons ATGCTGATAGCCCTCACTCTGTTCGCTTTTGCAGTGGTTCTCGCTAACGGAGGAGAAAATG TGGATTCATCAAAGCTGACAGGTCATGCTCTCGCTGATTATCTCAGAAAGCACCAAACATTCTTCAAG GTCAAAGAATCGCCAGAGACCGCAATGCGTATGAAGTTTCTGATGGATAAGAAATTTGCGACTGTTCCCGATAGCAAATACCGGAAAGAGGTTAAGGTTGATGAAGAACCACCtgagaa ttttgttagtgacgttgacgagatccttgagccgtatccagctgagctctcagctggtccatccggtTGGCGAACACGTCAcgccatctcgttggcggtgtGCGAAGACtag
- a CDS encoding hypothetical protein (NECATOR_CHRI.G3795.T2), with protein sequence MPARSQIVREKWKIKTLSPKHFFDPQMLLFLTLFVAILAADEKIVEDAVKEESKALTGHALAEYMRTHQSLFEVEESEEVNDRMKYLLPKHFMVKPKEEDRTKIQLDKEPPEKFDARDAWPYCREIIGHVRDQSRCGSCWAVSAASTMSDRLCVQSNGKIKLHVSDTDILACCGEFCGAGCSGGWPFQAWKWVGKYGVCTGGDYRAKGVCKPYSFHPCGNHKNQVYYGECPKGSWPTPRCEQFCRRGYTKPYKKDKFYAKKSYWLPNDEKEIRLDIMKNGPVQAAFDVYEDFKLYKRGIYKHKEGIQTGGHAVKIIGWGKENGTDYWLIANSWSKDWGESGFFRMVRGENDCEIEDMITAGIMIV encoded by the exons TGGAAAATTAAGACTCTTTCACCAAAGCACTTCTTTGATCCACAG ATGCTTCTCTTCCTAACCCTATTCGTTGCTATTTTAGCAGCTGATGAAAAAATCGTCG AAGATGCGGTTAAAGAGGAATCCAAAGCACTGACTGGTCATGCACTTGCTGAATACATGCGAACACATCAATCGTTGTTCGAA GTAGAAGAATCAGAAGAGGTCAATGATCGCATGAAATATTTGTTGCCGAAACATTTCATGGTTAAACCCAAGGAAGAGGATCGAACCAAAATACAACTCGATAAAGAACCTCCGGAGAA ATTCGATGCTCGTGATGCCTGGCCCTACTGTAGAGAAATAATTGGCCACGTTCGTGATCAGTCACGTTGCG GATCCTGCTGGGCTGTCTCTGCTGCATCAACCATGTCAGATCGACTTTGTGTTCAGTCTAACGGAAAAATAAAG CTTCACGTGTCCGATACGGATATTCTAGCATGCTGTGGAGAATTTTGTGGCGCCGG GTGTTCCGGAGGATGGCCATTCCAAGCATGGAAATGGGTTGGGAAATATGGTGTGTGCACGGGTGGAGATTATAGAGCTAAG GGTGTATGTAAACCCTATTCGTTTCATCCATGTGGTAATCATAAAAATCAAGTATATTATGGTGAATGTCCGAAAGGAAGTTGGCCAACACCAAGATGCGAACAGTTCTGTCGACGTGGTTACACCAAACCGTACAAAAAGGACAAATTTTACG CTAAAAAATCATATTGGCTCCCGAACGACGAGAAGGAAATTCGCTTGGATATAATGAAAAATGGCCCAGTTCAAGCTGCTTTCGATGTCTACGAGGACTTCAAACTTTACAAGAGAGGAATCTATAAG CACAAAGAAGGTATTCAAACCGGTGGTCATGCAGTCAAGATTATCGGTTGGGGAAAAGAGAATGGAACAGATTATTGGCTGATTGCGAATTCTTGGAGCAAAGACTGGGGAGAATCCG GATTCTTCCGAATGGTCCGCGGTGAGAACGACTGCGAAATCGAGGATATGATCACTGCCGGAATCATGATAGTATAG